The following proteins are encoded in a genomic region of Drosophila miranda strain MSH22 chromosome 4, D.miranda_PacBio2.1, whole genome shotgun sequence:
- the LOC108162298 gene encoding nuclear protein 1, translating into MSESHFDEYEHYNFDYDKHIFSGHGGKQRSKKEASVHTNHFDPSGHSRKILTKLMNTNTNNIKKACKN; encoded by the coding sequence aTGTCCGAGTCGCATTTTGATGAGTACGAGCACTACAACTTCGACTATGACAAGCACATTTTCTCTGGCCACGGCGGCAAGCAGCGCTCCAAGAAGGAGGCCAGTGTGCACACCAACCACTTCGACCCCTCCGGTCACTCCAGAAAAATCCTAACCAAACTGAtgaacaccaacaccaacaacattaAGAAGGCCTGCAAAAACTGA
- the LOC108162295 gene encoding PI-PLC X domain-containing protein 1 yields MFLQTIMFILALTGPATAGLPEVQTIRAARTDDDGHRLKLWLTINARKRFLEISWKNAPARMGDNVLLTVQDPHSFEQRTLPTGTPLASFASDEGSGSGDGAADYVPVQGFTRKPLTSLAKSTKSPSSRQYWVANEGTAEIVAAIQPSLSTQWFTTGVPFDYALSRNVTAQTFCYGYWASYINAEGRILAKNCVRAYPRWMNELRSVVGELRLRDLFIPGTHDSGSYRPNFDPLIRESLVTKYALTQDDDIMGQLMHGVRYLDIRVGYYRASQEKFFIYHGITKQRPLQEVINQVKDFVHETNEIVIFGLKEFPVGFGKNLGVHRLLVSYLREQFQDLIAHPSLTWRASLRDIWSRQQNVILAYDKHVIVEEFPQLLFGAVEQRWGNVQTWPRLETYLRNINDFDVSRFSSRPVADMAELTPETWDVILDKHGGLRKMADSINWRISQLYRDELGENSNIVAVDFIRGTTIVETAIDWNRRKIAH; encoded by the exons ATGTTCCTTCAAACGATTATGTTCATCCTGGCCCTGACAGGGCCTGCCACTGCCGGTCTGCCAGAGGTGCAGACAATCAGAGCGGCCCGGACCGATGACGATGGTCATAGACTGAAGCTCTGGCTGACAATCAATGCGCGCAAGCGTTTTCTGGAGATCTCCTGGAAGAATGCCCCCGCCAGAATGGGAGACAATGTCCTGCTGACAGTCCAGGATCCGCACAGCTTCGAGCAGCGTACACTGCCAACGGGAACGCCTTTGGCTTCCTTTGCCTCTGACGAAGGCAGTGGATCCGGCGATGGGGCTGCCGACTATGTTCCTGTCCAGGGATTCACAAGGAAGCCGCTTACTTCGCTGGCTAAGTCGACCAAGTCGCCGTCGTCGCGCCAGTACTGGGTGGCCAACGAGGGTACTGCCGAAATTGTGGCCGCCATTCAGCCAAGCCTCTCCACCCAGTGGTTCACCACGGGAGTGCCCTTCGACTATGCGCTGTCGCGTAATGTGACCGCCCAGACCTTCTGCTATGGATACTGGGCCAGTTACATCAATGCGGAGGGTCGCATTCTAGCCAAGAACTGTGTGAGGGCCTACCCACGCTGGATGAACGAGCTGCGTTCGGTGGTGGGTGAGCTGCGGCTGCGGGATCTCTTCATACCGGGCACCCATGATTCCGGCTCGTATCGCCCCAATTTCGATCCACTGATACGCGAGAGTCTAGTGACCAAATACGCCCTCACCCAGGACGATGACATAATGGGACAGCTAATGCATGGAGTTCGATATCTGGATATACGCGTCGGCTACTATCGAGCATCCCAGGAGAAGTTCTTCATCTATCATGGCATCACCAAGCAGCGTCCGCTGCAGGAAGTCATCAATCAGGTCAAGGATTTTGTCCATGAAACCAATGAGATTGTCATTTTCGGACTCAAGGAGTTTCCAGTGG GCTTCGGCAAGAACTTGGGCGTCCATCGGCTGCTGGTCAGCTATCTGCGCGAACAGTTCCAGGATCTGATTGCACATCCCTCACTGACGTGGCGCGCCTCCCTGCGAGACATTTGGTCCAGGCAACAGAATGTGATCCTGGCCTACGACAAGCATGTCATTGTGGAGGAGTTTCCCCAGCTGCTGTTTGGAGCCGTGGAACAGCGTTGGGGCAACGTACAGACCTGGCCGCGTCTCGAGACCTATTTGCGCAACATCAATGACTTTGATGTGTC ACGCTTCTCGAGTCGCCCGGTGGCAGATATGGCCGAGTTGACGCCGGAAACCTGGGATGTCATACTCGATAAGCACGGCGGACTCCGTAAAATGGCCGACTCTATCAATTGGCGTATATCGCAGCTGTATCGGGATGAGCTGGGCGAAAATTCCAACATTGTGGCGGTTGACTTCATACGAGGCACCACCATTGTAGAGACAGCCATTGATTGGAATCGTCGCAAGATTGCACATTAG
- the LOC108162293 gene encoding gastrula zinc finger protein XlCGF58.1, whose product MLLAPAVQSLPTLHQPLHSKVSNYLNNQRRTGQFCDLLLELDSDEALSLSVHFCVLAAQSKLIGTNQKQQQFSIHNPLKITIRNFACTQCLHTIVDFFYEDIVSVSKEHEKHFRELAKILAVTELLNLYQMQPVDEVRDTCEATTPGEAEVNLEPTKKPEDLFENQQSFFKLKNPRAVKSSSKVNYCIGCDFKCYQVQKMIEHMSSCEPSHLTCSLCEVGFLDWREHDKHLRRHSGDLRKPFFCLECGIHFTTRAALLVHQPKHSTETPHICPHCGKGFKWKQGLSNHILVHNPEKQMLCDVCGYSTTHMKALKSHKLLHTGEFFACTVSGCKHRANRKENLKLHIETHKQGRDFICEICGCKFSQSKNLKRHALKHTENGLNRYKCQLCGFSSHRSDKMKEHVQRVHTEKAVQLELSESVDSSFENKMPDDFDLPMIEDTLPPGRKKQREPKGSRKQTEENTSSSEKRLKTLLPKESFK is encoded by the exons aTGCTACTGGCACCAGCTGTCCAATCTCTGCCCACCCTACACCAGCCGCTCCACTCGAAAGTATCCAATTACCTCAACAATCAGCGACGTACGGGCCAGTTCTGTGATTTGCTGCTGGAATTGGATTCGGACGAGGCGTTGAGCCTCAGCGTGCACTTTTGTGTCCTGGCCGCTCAGAGTAAGCTCATTGGCACCAaccaaaagcagcagcagttctCCATACACAATCCGCTGAAGATAACCATCCGCAATTTCGCCTGCACTCAATGCCTGCACACAATTGTGGACTTTTTTTACGAGGACATTGTGTCCGTTTCCAAGGAGCATGAGAAGCATTTCCGGGAGCTGGCTAAGATATTGGCCGTGACGGAGCTCTTAAACTTGTACCAGATGCAGCCCGTGGACGAGGTTAGAGACACATGCGAGGCGACGACCCCCGGAGAGGCTGAGGTAAACCTGGAACCCACAAAGAAACCCGAAGATCTATTTGAGAATCAACAGAGCTTCTTCAAG CTGAAGAATCCCCGGGCAGTAAAATCCAGCAGCAAGGTTAACTATTGTATTGGCTGTGACTTCAAATGCTACCAAGTGCAGAAGATGATTGAGCACATGAGCAGCTGTGAGCCCTCGCATCTAACCTGTTCCCTGTGCGAGGTCGGCTTCCTGGACTGGCGAGAGCATGACAAGCATCTTCGCCGCCACTCTGGAGATCTGCGCAAGCCCTTCTTTTGCCTAGAATGCGGGATTCACTTTACCACCAGAGCTGCTCTCCTGGTACACCAACCCAAGCACTCTACGGAAACGCCGCACATCTGTCCGCACTGTGGGAAGGGCTTCAAGTGGAAACAGGGCCTCAGTAATCACATTTTAGTCCACAATCCGGAGAAGCAAATGCTCTGCGATGTGTGCGGCTATAGCACCACCCATATGAAGGCACTCAAGTCGCACAAATTGCTCCACACGGGCGAATTCTTCGCCTGCACCGTGTCGGGCTGTAAGCATCGGGCCAATCGCAAGGAGAACTTGAAGCTGCACATAGAGACGCATAAGCAGGGACGGGACTTTATTTGCGAAATATGCGGATGCAAGTTTAGCCAGAGCAAGAACCTCAAGCGACATGCTCTCAAGCACACAGAAAACGGGCTGAATCGCTACAAATGCCAGTTGTGTGGCTTTAGTAGTCATCGATCCGACAAGATGAAAGAGCATGTGCAGCGTGTGCACACCGAGAAGGCGGTGCAGCTGGAACTGTCTGAATCAGTGGATAGTTCATTTGAGAACAAAATGCCAGATGATTTTGACCTCCCCATGATCGAAGACACTCTGCCGCCGGGCAGAAAGAAGCAAAGAGAACCCAAAGGTTCCCGCAAGCAGACGGAAGAAAACACTTCATCAAGCGAGAAGCGCCTGAAAACGCTGCTCCCCAAAGAAAGTTTCAAATAG